A single genomic interval of Lewinellaceae bacterium harbors:
- a CDS encoding phosphoribosylformylglycinamidine cyclo-ligase produces MPEPSKYGLRGVSATKDEVHAAIKNLDKGLYPNAFCKILPDVAAGDPAYCNLMHADTAGTKGSLAYLYWKETGDLSVWEGIAQDAIVMNLDDMACVGCTDNILLSSTIGRNKNLIPGEVISAIINYATRFAEEMSEYGIGIHLAGGETADVGDIVRTIDVGYTAFARMKRSDLIINNIEAGDAIVGLASYGKASYEAAYNGGMGSNGLTSARHDVFHRLYAKKYPESYDPRTPEEVVYIGNKKLTDGINVGGETITAGKLVLSPTRTYLPVLKQLLGELKGQIHGLIHNTGGGQTKVLHFIENKTIIKDNLLPLPPLFQLIHEESGTDWKEMYQVFNMGCRLEVYLPEKHAQQVIDIAKAFQVDAQVVGRVEEGKGNSLKIKSKYGDFVY; encoded by the coding sequence ATGCCTGAACCATCCAAATATGGCCTGCGGGGGGTGAGCGCCACCAAAGACGAGGTGCATGCCGCCATTAAAAACCTGGATAAGGGCCTGTACCCCAACGCTTTTTGCAAAATCCTTCCCGATGTGGCCGCCGGCGACCCCGCTTACTGCAACCTCATGCATGCGGATACCGCAGGCACCAAAGGCAGCCTGGCCTACCTGTACTGGAAGGAAACCGGCGACCTTTCCGTCTGGGAAGGGATCGCGCAGGACGCCATCGTCATGAACCTGGATGATATGGCCTGTGTGGGCTGCACCGACAATATTCTGCTGTCTTCCACCATCGGGCGCAATAAAAACCTCATTCCGGGCGAAGTGATTAGCGCCATTATCAACTACGCCACGCGCTTTGCCGAAGAGATGTCTGAGTACGGCATCGGCATCCACCTGGCGGGCGGGGAGACTGCCGATGTGGGCGATATCGTCCGCACCATCGACGTAGGCTATACTGCCTTCGCCCGAATGAAACGCTCCGATTTGATTATCAACAATATAGAAGCGGGCGACGCGATCGTCGGGCTGGCCTCCTACGGCAAGGCTTCCTACGAAGCGGCCTACAACGGCGGCATGGGCAGCAATGGCCTGACCTCCGCCCGCCACGATGTTTTCCACCGCCTCTACGCCAAAAAATATCCGGAAAGCTACGACCCCCGGACACCGGAGGAAGTAGTTTATATCGGCAACAAAAAACTGACGGACGGGATCAACGTCGGCGGAGAAACCATCACTGCCGGCAAATTGGTGCTTTCGCCTACCCGCACCTATCTGCCGGTGCTGAAGCAGTTGCTCGGAGAGTTGAAAGGGCAGATTCATGGCTTGATCCACAATACCGGAGGCGGGCAAACCAAGGTGTTGCACTTCATTGAGAACAAAACCATTATCAAGGACAACCTCCTGCCGCTACCGCCCTTATTTCAGCTCATCCACGAAGAATCCGGCACCGATTGGAAAGAAATGTACCAGGTGTTCAACATGGGCTGCCGTTTGGAGGTTTACCTCCCGGAAAAACATGCACAGCAGGTGATTGATATTGCCAAAGCGTTTCAGGTTGACGCACAGGTGGTCGGCAGGGTAGAGGAGGGGAAAGGCAATAGCTTGAAGATCAAAAGTAAATATGGGGATTTTGTTTATTAG
- a CDS encoding TlpA family protein disulfide reductase, producing MRNIGTILIAGVLAFAAWQCDAPVKGTVIKGEVKNAANIQVFLDQVMIGKASNVMAKSDADAGGSFKFEFPEGIPAGIYQLRLGAKRINLAMDGTEKEVVISGDLATIQNYEFSVTGSRDSKVLAGIMNGLFNRQVSAEDIGVFVDTVSNPELGAFVAYRSLGASGQFLDTQKKALAKLGQDSESGQEYAKFISAVERQYQAQMADQLIQVGQPAPDITLPSPNGKEYSLSDLKGNIVLLDFWASWCGPCRRENPNVVRVYDQYKSQGFTVFSVSLDGIDSRTRSRFGDEQAASQYLDNQKQRWVEAIKQDNLKWEYHVSDLQKWESAPAAQYGVRSIPRTFLIDRDGKIAAVNLRGAEQIERELKKLL from the coding sequence TGATAAAAGGAGAGGTTAAAAATGCCGCCAATATTCAGGTTTTTCTGGATCAGGTGATGATTGGAAAAGCCAGCAACGTTATGGCAAAGTCGGATGCCGATGCCGGCGGCAGTTTCAAATTTGAATTTCCGGAAGGTATCCCCGCCGGCATTTATCAGCTGCGGCTGGGCGCCAAGCGCATCAACCTCGCCATGGATGGCACTGAAAAAGAGGTGGTGATCAGCGGAGACCTGGCGACCATCCAAAACTATGAATTTTCGGTCACGGGTTCGCGAGACAGCAAGGTGCTGGCCGGCATCATGAACGGGTTGTTCAACCGGCAGGTCAGCGCCGAGGATATCGGCGTTTTCGTCGATACCGTTTCCAATCCCGAGCTGGGCGCCTTTGTAGCTTACCGTTCGCTCGGCGCCTCCGGGCAGTTTCTGGATACGCAGAAGAAGGCGCTGGCAAAGCTGGGCCAGGACTCTGAATCGGGCCAGGAATACGCCAAATTCATTTCCGCAGTAGAGCGCCAGTATCAGGCGCAGATGGCCGACCAGCTCATTCAAGTCGGGCAGCCTGCTCCTGACATTACCCTGCCCAGCCCCAACGGCAAGGAATACTCTCTCTCCGACCTCAAAGGCAATATCGTACTGCTCGACTTCTGGGCCAGTTGGTGTGGCCCCTGCCGCCGGGAAAACCCGAATGTGGTTAGGGTTTACGACCAGTATAAATCCCAGGGTTTCACGGTGTTCAGCGTCTCGCTGGATGGCATAGACTCCCGGACCCGCTCCCGTTTTGGGGATGAACAAGCTGCAAGCCAATATCTGGATAACCAGAAGCAGCGCTGGGTCGAAGCCATCAAACAAGACAACCTGAAGTGGGAGTATCACGTCAGCGACCTTCAAAAATGGGAGTCCGCCCCGGCCGCTCAATACGGCGTGCGCAGCATTCCCCGCACTTTTCTCATCGACCGGGACGGCAAGATCGCTGCGGTGAACCTCAGGGGCGCGGAGCAGATCGAGCGGGAGTTGAAGAAGTTGTTGTAG
- a CDS encoding RNA methyltransferase: MTLSKNQEKYIRSLSLKKFRQKYNNFIVEGDKMARELLAYNSRQVVALYALESWLAAAEGIEKLPPEKLFPVSPAELKKISNLHTPNQVLAVAAIPQVEVDSARVRRSLSLYLDGIQDPGNFGTILRVADWFGISYVFSSPDCADPYNPKVVQATMGALLRVAAVETTIEALCRQYPGLPVYGAVMDGENVFGAKLKKARGIIVIGSEGSGISHAAEQCLSHRISIPPAAHSRADSLNAAIAAGILCAVFRN; the protein is encoded by the coding sequence ATGACGCTTTCAAAAAATCAGGAAAAATACATCAGGTCCCTGAGCCTGAAGAAGTTTAGGCAAAAGTATAACAATTTCATCGTCGAAGGGGATAAAATGGCAAGGGAGTTGTTGGCTTACAACTCCCGGCAAGTGGTTGCCCTTTATGCCCTGGAGAGCTGGCTCGCCGCCGCAGAAGGCATTGAAAAGCTTCCGCCGGAAAAGCTCTTTCCGGTATCTCCGGCCGAGTTGAAGAAAATCTCCAACCTCCATACGCCCAATCAGGTTTTGGCTGTAGCCGCAATCCCTCAGGTGGAGGTAGATTCAGCACGGGTCAGGCGTTCGCTGTCTCTGTATCTCGACGGCATACAGGATCCCGGCAATTTCGGCACCATCCTTCGGGTCGCCGATTGGTTCGGCATATCCTACGTTTTTTCCTCGCCGGATTGTGCAGACCCTTACAACCCCAAAGTGGTGCAAGCCACCATGGGCGCGCTGCTTCGGGTGGCGGCCGTCGAAACTACGATTGAGGCTTTGTGCCGGCAGTATCCCGGCCTACCGGTTTACGGAGCGGTGATGGACGGCGAAAACGTGTTCGGCGCCAAATTAAAGAAGGCCAGGGGAATAATTGTGATCGGCAGCGAAGGCAGCGGTATATCTCACGCGGCGGAACAATGCCTTTCCCACCGGATTTCTATCCCTCCTGCCGCCCACAGCCGCGCGGATTCGCTGAACGCCGCGATCGCCGCCGGCATATTGTGTGCTGTGTTCCGGAATTAG
- a CDS encoding peptidoglycan DD-metalloendopeptidase family protein codes for MLRQKRKLLKIGISTLSALLIGGTLFYFSAEIKDRLQASLVASEKPVELGSFPVTIPTIKYGFAIDTFQVLDRAIQSGQFLADILLAQQVDYPSIEQIVANSKDVFDVRHFRVGKPYTILTKDSTQRAEYLIYEPNVYEYIIFELQGSHAVTRHRREVSTETRSAAGTLESSLWNAIVGQGLSYDLAAKMEDALQWSIDFHHLQKNDEFKLVYEQQFIEGEEVGIGQVHAAYYKTGDNEYHAVYYDNGKTDGYYDLEGRPMKRGFLKSPVQYSRISSYYNLNRFHPILKRVRPHFGTDYAAPYGTPILAVGDGVILKASYTKGNGNFVKIKHDDTYQTQYLHMQKFAQGIKPGAHVKQGQVIGYVGSTGLATGPHVCFRFWKNGQQVNHLNIKFPPAKPLPDEDMPQFMELRDKYMSLLEKASVKADGASVAVEKGNP; via the coding sequence ATGCTGAGACAGAAACGGAAATTACTTAAGATCGGAATTTCAACATTATCGGCGCTATTGATTGGAGGAACCCTCTTCTACTTCAGCGCTGAGATCAAGGATAGGCTTCAGGCCTCTCTTGTCGCTTCCGAAAAGCCCGTCGAACTGGGCTCTTTCCCCGTTACCATCCCCACCATCAAATACGGCTTTGCCATAGATACCTTCCAGGTTTTGGACCGGGCCATTCAATCGGGGCAGTTCCTGGCGGATATCCTCCTGGCTCAACAGGTCGACTACCCGTCTATTGAGCAGATCGTCGCAAATTCGAAAGACGTCTTCGACGTGAGGCACTTTCGGGTGGGCAAACCGTATACCATCCTGACCAAAGACAGCACCCAACGGGCGGAATACCTTATTTATGAGCCCAACGTATACGAATACATCATTTTCGAGCTGCAGGGCTCGCATGCTGTCACCCGCCACCGGCGCGAGGTGAGCACAGAAACGCGGTCGGCAGCCGGCACGCTGGAAAGCTCCCTGTGGAATGCAATTGTCGGGCAGGGCCTGAGCTACGACCTGGCCGCCAAGATGGAAGATGCCCTGCAATGGTCCATTGATTTTCACCACCTTCAGAAAAACGACGAGTTCAAACTGGTCTACGAACAGCAATTCATCGAAGGGGAAGAAGTAGGCATCGGGCAGGTGCACGCCGCCTACTACAAGACGGGCGACAATGAATACCACGCTGTGTACTACGACAATGGCAAAACCGATGGTTATTACGACCTAGAGGGCCGCCCGATGAAGCGGGGCTTCCTGAAGTCTCCGGTACAATACTCCCGCATTTCGTCTTATTACAACCTGAACCGTTTTCATCCGATACTCAAGCGGGTTCGGCCCCACTTTGGCACCGACTATGCGGCGCCCTACGGTACGCCGATATTGGCCGTTGGCGACGGCGTTATCCTGAAGGCGTCTTACACCAAAGGCAACGGCAACTTCGTCAAGATCAAACACGACGATACCTACCAAACCCAGTACCTGCACATGCAAAAATTCGCCCAGGGCATTAAACCCGGCGCCCATGTCAAACAAGGGCAAGTCATTGGCTATGTCGGGTCAACCGGCCTGGCCACCGGCCCGCACGTTTGCTTCCGGTTCTGGAAAAATGGCCAGCAGGTCAACCACCTCAACATCAAATTCCCCCCGGCAAAACCTCTGCCGGATGAAGATATGCCTCAATTCATGGAGCTGCGCGATAAGTACATGTCGTTGCTGGAAAAGGCCAGCGTAAAAGCGGACGGCGCTTCCGTAGCTGTGGAAAAGGGCAATCCCTGA
- the nth gene encoding endonuclease III, whose protein sequence is MTRQEKADAIAKILDELYPEVPIPLSHQDPYTLLVAVLLSAQCTDERVNKVTPHLFELADNPYDMAEQQVEDIKAIIRPCGLAPRKSQAIYDLSNILIEKHSGQVPQDFAALEALPGVGHKTASVVMSQAFGVPAFPVDTHIHRLAYRWTLSTGKNVAKTESDLKKVFPREKWNKLHLQIIYFGREYCPARGHDPRECPICSKYGRRSLFS, encoded by the coding sequence ATGACCCGACAAGAAAAAGCAGACGCCATTGCAAAAATCCTGGACGAACTATACCCGGAAGTCCCCATCCCCCTGAGCCATCAGGACCCCTACACCCTGCTCGTCGCCGTTCTGCTCTCTGCCCAATGCACCGATGAGCGGGTCAACAAAGTGACGCCTCACCTCTTCGAACTGGCGGACAACCCCTACGACATGGCCGAACAACAGGTGGAAGACATCAAAGCCATCATCCGCCCCTGCGGCCTCGCCCCCCGCAAGTCGCAGGCCATATACGACCTTTCCAATATACTCATCGAAAAACACAGCGGGCAGGTGCCCCAGGATTTTGCAGCCCTGGAAGCCCTGCCGGGGGTAGGGCACAAAACCGCCTCGGTCGTCATGTCCCAGGCCTTCGGCGTGCCCGCCTTTCCTGTGGATACGCACATCCACCGCCTGGCATACCGCTGGACATTGAGTACCGGCAAAAATGTGGCAAAAACAGAGTCAGATCTGAAAAAGGTATTCCCCCGGGAAAAGTGGAATAAACTGCATCTCCAGATCATCTACTTCGGGCGGGAGTATTGCCCGGCAAGAGGGCATGACCCTCGGGAATGCCCGATTTGTAGCAAGTATGGGAGGAGGAGTTTGTTTTCCTAA
- the folE gene encoding GTP cyclohydrolase I FolE, with amino-acid sequence MPTIKSDNFEVEAPEGLIEDFASVIRAVGEDPRREGLSKTPERAAKAMKFLTQGYGQDAETILRSAMFREDYSEMVLVKDIELYSLCEHHLLPFYGKAHVAYIPNGYIVGLSKIPRVIDVFARRLQVQERLTHQVLHCIQDTLNPLGVAIVIEARHMCMMMRGVQKQNSITTTSAFTGEFQRVETRNEFLNLIGSKLI; translated from the coding sequence ATGCCAACGATTAAGTCAGATAATTTTGAAGTGGAGGCTCCGGAGGGGCTGATCGAAGATTTTGCTTCGGTGATAAGAGCCGTCGGAGAGGATCCCCGCCGGGAGGGCTTGTCCAAAACGCCGGAACGGGCGGCAAAGGCCATGAAATTCCTCACCCAGGGATATGGCCAGGATGCCGAAACGATCCTGCGGTCTGCTATGTTCCGGGAAGATTACAGCGAGATGGTCCTGGTTAAGGATATTGAGTTGTACTCGCTTTGCGAGCACCACCTGCTTCCCTTCTATGGCAAAGCACACGTGGCCTATATTCCCAACGGATATATTGTGGGCCTGAGCAAGATTCCCCGGGTCATCGATGTTTTTGCCCGGCGGCTGCAGGTGCAGGAGCGCCTGACCCACCAGGTTCTTCATTGCATACAAGACACCCTCAATCCATTGGGAGTGGCCATTGTCATCGAGGCGCGGCACATGTGCATGATGATGAGAGGGGTGCAAAAACAGAATTCAATAACCACTACTTCCGCTTTCACCGGAGAGTTTCAGCGGGTGGAAACCCGCAATGAGTTTCTCAACCTGATCGGATCGAAACTAATCTGA
- a CDS encoding YqgE/AlgH family protein — protein sequence MVRQEVSSGQVLLAEPFMLDPNFKRSAVLLCEHNEDGSVGFIMNKPLKMRIDELIDGFPEFDSEVFFGGPVQTDTIHYIHNVGDLVEDSVKVADGVYWGGDFEKLKFLIASNLVLPHNIRFFVGYSGWSEGQLNDEMGYGSWVLAEMDANYLFKSEPKKLWTQVMYNKGDTYSVIAQMPETSNFN from the coding sequence ATGGTAAGACAAGAGGTTTCCAGCGGGCAGGTATTACTGGCGGAGCCCTTTATGCTTGACCCCAACTTTAAACGCTCTGCCGTCTTGTTGTGTGAACACAATGAAGACGGCAGCGTAGGCTTCATCATGAACAAGCCCCTAAAAATGCGCATCGATGAACTGATCGATGGATTCCCTGAATTCGATTCCGAAGTGTTTTTCGGAGGCCCGGTGCAAACGGACACGATCCATTACATCCACAACGTGGGAGACCTGGTGGAGGATAGTGTCAAAGTCGCCGATGGGGTATATTGGGGAGGGGATTTTGAAAAGCTGAAGTTCCTGATTGCCTCCAACCTCGTTTTGCCTCACAACATTCGCTTCTTCGTTGGCTATTCCGGCTGGTCGGAAGGCCAACTGAACGACGAAATGGGTTACGGTTCCTGGGTGCTGGCCGAAATGGACGCCAACTACCTCTTTAAGTCGGAACCCAAAAAACTCTGGACTCAGGTCATGTACAATAAGGGCGATACGTATTCGGTTATCGCCCAAATGCCGGAAACTTCCAACTTTAATTAG
- the fabD gene encoding ACP S-malonyltransferase has protein sequence MKAYVFPGQGAQFEGMGKDMYDSDEAARALMESANDLLGFRITDVMFGGSADDLKQTRVTQPAIFLHSIAKARIAGAAFRPDAVAGHSLGEFSALVAAGALSFEEGLQLVYNRALAMQKACEAVESAMAAILGLEDEVVEKVCREIEEVVVPANYNSPGQLVISGTVLGIERAVEKLQEAGARRAVVLQVGGAFHSPLMQPAKEELQAAIENARFSPPSCPVYQNVDALPQRDPEMIKANLIAQLTAPVRWTQTVKNMINDGVAEFIEVGGAGTTLQGLIKKVDRKFPTRAL, from the coding sequence ATGAAAGCCTACGTATTTCCAGGACAGGGAGCCCAGTTCGAAGGAATGGGAAAAGATATGTACGACAGCGATGAAGCTGCCCGGGCGTTGATGGAATCGGCCAATGACCTGCTTGGTTTCAGGATCACCGATGTGATGTTCGGGGGCAGTGCCGATGACCTGAAGCAGACCAGGGTTACTCAGCCGGCTATTTTTCTCCATTCTATCGCCAAAGCCCGAATAGCTGGCGCCGCTTTCCGGCCGGATGCTGTTGCCGGCCATTCGCTGGGGGAGTTCTCCGCCCTGGTGGCCGCCGGCGCCCTTTCTTTTGAAGAAGGCCTGCAACTGGTCTACAATCGGGCGCTGGCCATGCAGAAAGCCTGCGAAGCAGTGGAGAGCGCCATGGCCGCTATTTTAGGCCTGGAAGATGAGGTGGTGGAGAAGGTGTGCAGGGAAATAGAAGAGGTGGTTGTGCCGGCCAATTACAACAGCCCGGGTCAACTGGTTATCTCCGGCACGGTTTTGGGGATTGAAAGAGCCGTTGAAAAGCTACAGGAGGCGGGAGCCCGCCGCGCCGTAGTCCTGCAGGTCGGCGGGGCTTTTCATTCGCCCTTGATGCAACCGGCCAAAGAAGAGCTGCAGGCGGCTATAGAGAACGCCCGGTTCAGCCCTCCTTCCTGCCCGGTTTATCAGAATGTCGACGCCCTTCCTCAGCGGGATCCTGAGATGATAAAGGCCAACCTCATCGCCCAACTGACGGCTCCGGTGCGCTGGACGCAGACCGTTAAAAATATGATCAACGACGGCGTTGCGGAGTTCATCGAAGTAGGCGGCGCCGGAACGACCCTGCAGGGGTTGATAAAAAAAGTAGACCGCAAATTTCCTACCCGTGCGCTGTAA
- a CDS encoding BamA/TamA family outer membrane protein: MTAFLLSACNTSKYLTGEQYLLKGNSIKLKTKGNINGKRELKYELSTLFKQKENSKFFFIPREWFYFATQDQKDTTKFDRWQRRVIAEPPAIYDPQLTEATEESMQFYLQYKGYFNADVFSVPDVRKKKIYITYHIDPGQQFTIDTTYFFSEDSLINHTLQEIAPLSLLKPGAGIDGSLYDRERDRIVRYLRNNGYANFYANSVAPLEADTTVAEKKAALYLEVLPPLEDSTHQAYTIDDITVYMDYTPGQEDTILYDSTINGIRFRSPRPYFRIKPETILDNLYIKSGELYSQRRFDLTNEQLTSLGVFRFVRVKQDPDPEDPGRLDIRIELTQNKKMELGLDFELNYASRNASGAGNLIGLTASPSLRNRNLLKGAELLITDFSAGVEFNPSPKAIAEKRFWNTVDIRLQTDLYLPRFVDYLGIWGRLNRPKLGKRELFINDNFYNSLLENAATRLSASFSYLLILDFYQYNLFTGTFGYDFPRRRNQRLILNHIGLDYLRPVTTTRFDSILDVNPFLARSFGEQLFVSFLFRDLNFVHNARPNRRGNSHYVGFNLEMAGAEVWAGNAIYNAFALVQDTLRLRFTGGNRVDFSQYLRTQVDLRKYWTYSPKRSAAARLAVGVARPFGYTTDVPYVKQFYAGGPNSIRAWAPRGLGPGSFEDTLSLDRSFNTRLYQSGDVRLEANLEYRFNIFWVVNGAFFLDAGNIWTFRRDTARCGSQFLLRGRQYSCTDNMGEKVAYTNEPFYKQIAVGGGFGLRLDFSYFILRLDMAAKLRHAAPMPSSNGNGNWKDYWFRDFRNDGGRTGLKFADIVSFNLGFGYPF; encoded by the coding sequence ATGACAGCATTCCTGCTGTCTGCCTGCAATACTTCGAAGTATCTTACGGGAGAGCAATACCTGCTAAAAGGCAACAGCATCAAGCTGAAAACCAAGGGCAATATCAACGGGAAACGGGAACTGAAATACGAGCTTTCCACGCTTTTCAAACAAAAAGAGAACAGCAAGTTTTTCTTCATTCCCAGAGAATGGTTCTATTTCGCCACCCAGGACCAGAAGGATACGACCAAGTTCGACCGGTGGCAGCGCCGGGTCATCGCCGAGCCTCCCGCCATTTATGATCCTCAGCTGACGGAGGCCACCGAAGAATCCATGCAATTCTACCTCCAGTACAAAGGTTATTTCAACGCCGATGTGTTTTCTGTGCCCGATGTGCGCAAAAAGAAAATCTACATCACTTACCACATAGACCCCGGGCAGCAATTTACCATCGACACCACCTACTTTTTCAGCGAAGACAGCCTGATCAACCACACCCTTCAGGAAATTGCCCCCCTAAGCCTGCTGAAACCAGGCGCCGGGATCGATGGGAGTTTGTACGACCGGGAAAGAGACCGCATCGTCCGGTACCTCAGGAATAACGGTTACGCCAATTTCTACGCCAACTCAGTTGCCCCCCTCGAAGCGGATACCACGGTGGCCGAAAAAAAAGCAGCGCTGTACCTCGAAGTCCTGCCTCCTCTGGAAGACAGCACCCACCAGGCGTATACCATAGACGACATCACTGTGTACATGGACTACACTCCCGGGCAGGAAGATACGATCCTTTACGATTCCACCATCAACGGAATACGCTTCCGCTCGCCTCGCCCCTATTTCCGGATAAAGCCGGAAACCATTCTGGACAACCTCTACATCAAAAGCGGAGAGCTTTACAGCCAAAGGAGGTTCGACCTCACCAACGAGCAACTCACCTCTCTTGGTGTCTTTCGCTTCGTGCGCGTCAAACAGGACCCCGACCCCGAAGATCCCGGCCGGCTCGACATCAGGATCGAGCTAACCCAAAACAAGAAAATGGAACTGGGCCTCGATTTCGAGCTGAACTACGCCAGCCGAAACGCCTCCGGGGCGGGCAACCTCATCGGGCTTACCGCCAGCCCCTCCCTGCGCAACCGCAACCTGCTCAAAGGGGCGGAGCTGCTCATTACGGATTTCTCCGCCGGCGTGGAGTTCAACCCCAGCCCTAAAGCCATTGCCGAAAAGCGATTCTGGAACACCGTTGACATACGCCTGCAAACCGACCTCTACCTTCCCCGATTCGTCGATTACCTGGGCATCTGGGGCCGCCTCAACCGGCCAAAGCTGGGCAAGCGGGAGCTTTTCATCAACGACAACTTTTACAACTCATTGCTGGAAAATGCAGCCACCCGCCTTTCCGCCAGTTTCAGCTACCTGCTCATCCTCGATTTTTATCAGTATAACCTGTTCACGGGCACCTTTGGGTACGACTTTCCCCGCAGGCGCAACCAGCGCCTGATCCTCAACCACATCGGCCTGGACTACCTCCGCCCGGTAACCACTACCCGTTTCGATTCCATCCTCGACGTCAACCCCTTCCTGGCGCGTTCCTTCGGAGAACAGCTCTTCGTGAGCTTTTTATTCCGCGACCTCAACTTCGTGCACAATGCCCGCCCCAACCGGCGGGGAAATTCTCATTATGTAGGCTTCAACCTGGAGATGGCAGGCGCCGAAGTGTGGGCGGGCAATGCCATCTACAATGCCTTTGCGTTGGTGCAGGATACGCTTCGGCTGCGTTTCACGGGAGGGAATAGAGTTGACTTCTCCCAATACCTGCGCACCCAGGTGGACCTGCGAAAATACTGGACTTATTCCCCCAAACGGTCCGCTGCGGCGCGCCTCGCCGTGGGGGTGGCACGCCCGTTCGGCTACACCACCGACGTGCCCTACGTCAAACAATTTTACGCCGGCGGGCCCAACAGCATCCGCGCCTGGGCGCCCCGGGGGCTGGGCCCTGGCTCCTTTGAAGATACGCTCTCTTTAGATCGTTCCTTCAATACCCGCCTTTATCAGTCGGGAGACGTCCGGCTGGAAGCCAACCTCGAGTATCGCTTCAACATCTTCTGGGTGGTCAACGGCGCTTTTTTCCTGGACGCCGGCAACATCTGGACCTTCCGGCGGGATACCGCCCGCTGCGGGTCGCAGTTTCTGCTCAGAGGCAGGCAGTACAGCTGCACCGACAATATGGGGGAAAAAGTGGCCTACACCAACGAGCCATTCTACAAACAGATCGCCGTGGGAGGGGGCTTCGGCCTGCGGCTGGATTTTTCCTACTTCATCCTGCGGCTGGATATGGCGGCCAAGTTGCGGCACGCCGCGCCTATGCCTTCCAGCAACGGCAACGGCAACTGGAAGGATTACTGGTTCCGGGATTTCCGGAATGATGGGGGCCGGACTGGGTTGAAGTTTGCGGATATTGTTTCTTTTAATTTGGGGTTCGGGTATCCGTTTTAG
- a CDS encoding 6-carboxytetrahydropterin synthase codes for MVYLTRRERFNAAHKLWVKEWSEEKNLQSFGKCANKNWHGHNYDLFVTVKGKPDPVTGFIVDVKKLSRLIKQSIIDKVDHCNLNLDVDFIPAGTQPTTENLAILFWQQLEPLLEGCQLHCIKLYETENIYAEYFGE; via the coding sequence ATGGTATACTTAACTAGAAGAGAAAGGTTTAATGCGGCCCACAAGTTGTGGGTTAAAGAATGGAGCGAGGAAAAGAACCTGCAATCCTTTGGAAAGTGCGCCAATAAAAACTGGCACGGGCACAACTACGACCTTTTTGTCACAGTAAAAGGCAAGCCCGATCCGGTGACCGGCTTTATTGTAGATGTAAAGAAGCTGAGCCGGCTCATCAAACAGTCCATCATCGACAAGGTAGACCACTGCAACCTCAACCTGGATGTAGACTTCATCCCCGCCGGCACGCAGCCGACGACGGAGAACCTGGCCATCCTGTTCTGGCAACAACTGGAGCCCTTGCTGGAAGGCTGCCAACTGCATTGCATCAAACTTTACGAAACGGAAAACATTTATGCGGAGTACTTTGGAGAATAG